CAGGTTTTCTCAGGGCAACTCTCTTCTGTACCTTCTGTTTCTCCTGTGTTCAGACAGCCCTCATCTGCCCCAGGTGCCCTCTTAAGCTTAATTGGAGATCAACTGACCAGACACATGTGCACTGGCTTCTTCCCTCTTCAAGGGATATTGGTGTCACAAGGTGACACTAAAACTTCAGAGGCCAGCAGCCATCACatctctccctccacccaccaTCTCTTCAAAATGGACTAGCAGTGGGGAACTGAGCTCATTGGGAAACAGTAACATCCTCCCCTTGCCCACCTTGGCAAGGTGAGGAGTCAAGGATGATATGCAGCATGGCTGGCTGTTCCTCCAGTCACTCATCTCCCCTTCGAGTTGCCTCATAATGGGCTGGAAATGTGGTAAAAGAAGAGCATAAACATCTGCCAGCTCCCTTTGCTACTCAATCATGTGTTGTATTTAATTAGTTTGGCATAtttgcaaacaaaacatttaaaatgagagTTTAACCCAAATTTTGAAAACTTCAGAGATTGAAATGGTTTTTCCTTTCTGCTTATAAAATACCAATTACTGTAGAGTTCTGAACTCAGCATATTTCCTTGTGTATGGGAAGTACTTCATGCAGCAGAAAAGGTATTAAAAGCTTTCAAGGTCATTGGGAGCACCAGTGTGATCAAAATCCAACCGCCATGAAATACTAATGGAGGTAGCATGGTCCAGCAGGTAGGAAAATGGAGAGGGAATCAGGGATCGGGCACACCCACTTTTCTAAAGCACTTCAAGAGGTACAGCTGTGCATACTAACCTACATGTGTTATTAATAAATGAGCTCCAACAGAAAGCAATAAGTGTTTTATTTCAAGTAAATGTATCTTCCAATTACAAAATTATTTAACAAGTTACCCTAGTCTACAATACATTGTAATCTAGTTATAGCTATGGCAgtgacatttttaaagtgttatgTTTCTGCATGCTAGCATTTAACATGTCTTGCTAAAAACTTTCAAAATCCAGTTTCACAGACTAAAGCcaagaagagcccattatcatctaatctgacttcctgtatagctCAGGTCATTAAATGTTTGAGTTATGTGAAGTTTACAGCTATATTGAGCATGGCTGAGCTACTATACTGTTGGTGCAGTGATTTTTAGTAACCACATAGTGATTAGATGTTGAATATTTTCTTCACCTGTGCAACGTGCTTGTCATCTGCTGGTGATTTCCTTTGGCTACCAGGCTGCAAGAATTTCTTAATTGTGGGGATGTTGCTTATTCTTCCTTTAAAAGCCTAAAAGAAGAAGCAGTAAAAAGCCTTTCAGATTAAGGAAATGACATTCAACTTCATAGATTAAAATTCACAATGTATTTAACAAAAAATTTGCATGagcaaaaaaacacacaaaacaaaacaattggtAGCTATTTGTGGCCAGATTTCCAGAAAAGGTCAgtactagagctggccagaggaTGAGCGTACGTTTTTGTGGCGActttcaaggtttcaaaatttgttttgttcCAGATTGTAACCTTTCTAAGGTGTTCACACAAATGAAATTGTGTTAATGTCTGTTTTCAATTTGGGGAGCAACAGCATGTGACAGCATGGTGATTTGGGCACCAGCCTAGGACctagaagacccaggttcaagtccttgctctgcttTGAGTTGGTCAGAgcaacttgaacctgggtcttccacacCCCAGACCAGTGCATGAGAGTGTCTCCCTCTAAAAAACCGTCTTCATCAAAATTGAAAAGTCTCTCTTAAGCATTTTGGCTTCAATGCAGGgggtttttttgctgaaaatgtcCTGAGCAGCTCGACTCTTTCCACAgcatctaccactgagaataatgaGAGCTCAAGTGCTGCAGTGGCTCCAAGGGCTTAAACATCAATACTTTACATTGGGCAACAGAGTCTGAATATAAGTGTATGTTCCTTGGTGAGATCAGGCGATTCAGTTACCTGTAACTGCGGGAATGGGGAGAGTATATCAGGCTTGCACTCTTCTGCCATTAAGATGGCCTCAAGCAGATGGACATCCGCCCAGCTTAATTGGTtaccaacaagaaactgctggcTATGCTCCTTTAAAACCTATGGAAGATGAGAAAACAGAGAGGTCTTAGGGGTACAAATGGGAAATAGCTTACTTACTTGGTTAAATATGGATTTGTCAGGACTAGTCCAAGCAAGAGGTCTGAGGTGATAAGTAAAGGATTGTGGGCAATCAGAATGCAAAGTCATTTAATTCAAGTTGCGTCCACAATTCAGTGTATAACCTCTCCTAACTGCAGGACTTCAGTCCCCAAGAAGGAGATTCATGGCAATGGTGCAAACAGAAGGGGATTATTTGTAGAAGTGGTTAAGAAATAGCCTGATTTTGTAGATTTCCAAAAAAACATTTGATAGTGTAGCTAGAGAACCACCATAGTAAATAGTATGAATCTATCTATGAGTCTCCAACAAAAtcatcaaaattatttaaaacttgcATCAAAACACTCAGTGTGAAGCAAAGATAAACCAGGAGCTAACAGACTGGTTTAATGTTAACATTGGTCTCAGACAAAGTAATACCTTGTCCCTCATCTTGTTTGGAGTTGCTATTGAATTTAAGTGACTGATTGTCACAGTATGGAAATGAGCACTGCATGGATAAATGGCAAGCTTGGAGATTTagactttgcagatgacatctgTCTTCTAAATAAGACAGCTGAAGATAGACAGCCAAAGACAGATGGTCTTGCAAGTTCTGCCAAGCAAACAGGTCTTATTACTAAATCAAAGATGGAAGTTATGAAAATTAAATTTACCTACAATGATTTTCTGTACTTGGAAGGTGAAGCCTTAAAAACAGTCAATAAGTGGACTAATCTAGACAGTATCACTCCCAGTACTGGTGACTGTGTTTGAAATAGAATCCAGAATAGGTTAAGCAAGTGCTATATTTCAAAGTCTCAAGTCCAATGTGGTTAACAAAACAAACTTGAGATCTTTAAAAGCAACATCCTAAGCATCCTCCAAATGGAGAAGAGTCCATCCAATGCAAACTGAATATTGTTCAGTGCAGATGTATGTGTAACATATTCATAGTAAAATGGACTAAAAATAAGTAATGAAGAGATCCTAGAATGGGCACAACTAGCTACAACAATACAAGCAGAAAGGAAGAAGAGCTTGACTTATTTGGGAAACCTTGCCCAAAAGGAGGTTACCTAAACAAGCACTATTTGGCAACTCCAGGCAAGAGTGAGAGAGGCCAACCTAGAGACACACTCCGTAGCATTATAATAGCTGAAGTGGCATTATTATATCTCAATAAAAAAGACCTGGAAAAGTGAACCCAGGACAGGGATGATTGGTGCTGTTTGACTTCGAACGTATGCAGCTGATGGTGCAGGAAGAATGATGAGGATGGTGATGACTGAATTTCTTGCATATTGTAAACACTGATTCTGCTTGTGCAAATCTGAGGTTCTGCTGAGGAGACATCAGGTGAAGCTGCATAATTGAGGTTTTGCATTCTTACTGACAAATCCACCCTTGGGCATTTCTGCTTTACATGTGACACTTCCTGTACAACTCTCTTCCAGTCAGCTCTCCATGAACTCCTGCTGTGTGCATATTTTTTACAGTGCCCAAAGATTTTAGAAAAGGCTGCATATTTGTCTACAGCTCAAGAGTGAATAAAGAGATAGATACAGCTCAAGAGTGAATAAAGAGATAGAACTCATGTACCAAATCATGAAAAATGTATTCAAATTTCCTCATTACTCCCAaggtgacttcaatgggaattttagtaactatgactagggccctaccaaattcacagtccattttggtaaatttcagtcataggattttttaaatctgaattttcacggtgttgtaactcTGGAggtcctgaccaaaaagggaTTGTGGGGGGTGACACAAGGCCATTGTAGGGGGCTCacggtattgtcacccttacttctgagctgctgctggtggcagcgctgccttcagagatgggcagctggagagtggcggctgctggctgggagcccagctctgaaggcagcttcactgccagcagcagcgcagaagcaagggtggaatagtatggtattgccacccttacttctgccctgctgctggaggtgggtctgacccagccccaggagcagcccatgcaagggaagaggaagtcctgtccctctaCAACCTGGCTGGGGCTAGCAGCTGGTGCCTGGCACATGGTAAGAGCCCCCAGCCAGGAcgcctccagccctgctcctctccAGCACTTGGAGGTCAAAGGGGCCTCgggggcgtgtgtgtgttggggggagacCACAGCACCCTAAGTGGTCACCCACCCGTAatgctggccctgccccccccaaaatgaTGATCCCCATACCCCATACCCTCGCTTCTCTGCTCCTGCTGGTGGGagcgctgccttcaaagctggatgcccagccagcagccactgccctctggccacccagctctgaaggcagtgcagaagtaagggtgggaatATCacgacccccctacaatagccagatttcatgagggagacaagatttcacggtccgtgaaacatttttcacggccatgaatttggtagggccctaaccatGACAAAGGGACCCTCAATCTTAGCTGGAGCCACTAGGAGctattacaatacaaataaataacagttttgcctgagtaaagattgTAGGATTAGCTATTAACACTTCTGAATCACAACTATATTTAATTCAGAACAGCAGAAACACTTGAACTTCTTGGAAAAATATACCCTGATATATGCTCTCAGGACTGTATCCCAGCCATTGATGTGCATGCATATACCACTATGGTGCTAGTGAAGAGTTGGTATCACTGTGTTACCATGGTCTAAACTACTTTAGAAGAGCTGGATTCTGCCATCCCTGCTCACAGTGAATTGCATCCTACTCTGTGAGTGgtcctactgaggtcaatgggggCTCTCCGTGCCAGAATCAGCACCAGGTTGTTTGGTGGCCCCCATTCTATGAGGTTTCCCCGAGCAGTCCTGCAGTCCTACAACTCCACCTGCCCTGAGGACATTTCCTCCTGTGCAAGGGAAATTTCAGCAAACACCATCGTACAAACTGTTCTTCTCTATGATCTGTCATGTCTGAACTGTTGCCCCACTGTTACTTACCTTTTCATAGACTGGGAAGTATCTGGTTGTGGCCCTCTCGATGATTAAAGCAAAATTCTTCTCCTTTGCCTCAGGCGGTTGGAAAGGGAGAAACATGATCATTCCCATCAGATCTGTTGTTCCTTCCACGTACATATCAATCCTGAAACAAATGGTTTTTATTTTCCGTTTAGAGGTGTCCATTTATTTCTGAACACTTGACTTTTTGTCCAGTCAGCTTGTTATTTTATTGCAGTGCAATGGCAGCAGTACTCAGGAGGCTAACTCAGCCACTGTACTACAACAAAATTGATTTGACCTCTTGATCTTTACCTGTGCTATTAGTAATACTTTAGACTAGAGGTTCTCAGTCTTCATTAATATGAGAtccatgctgtcataaatataaagggaagggtaaacccctttaaaatccctcctggccagaggaaaactcctctcacctgtaaagggttaagaagctaaaggtaacctcgctggcacctgaccaaaatgaccaatgaggagacaagatactttcaaaagctgggaggagggagagaaacaaagggtctctgtctgtctatatgctgcttttgttggggatagaccaggaatggagtcttagaacttttagtaagtaatctagctaggtatgtgttagattatgatttctttaaatggctgagaaaagaattgtgctgaatagaataactatttctgtctgtgtatcttttttgtaacttaaggttttgcctagagggattctctgtgttttgaatctaattaccctgtaaggtatctaccatccggattttacagaggggatttctttacttctatttactcctatttctattaaaagtcttcttgtaagaaaactgaatgctttttcattgttctcagatccaagggtttgggtctgtggtcacctatgcaaattggtgaggctttttaccaaaccttgtccaggaagtggggtgcaaggttttgggaagtatttggggggaaagacgtttccaaacagctcttccccagtaaccagtatttgtttggtggtggtagcggccaatccaaggacaaagggtggaatattttgtaccttggggaagttttgacctaagctggtaaagataagcttaggagtttttcatgcaggtccccacatctgtaccctagcgttcagagtggggaaggaaccttgacacatgctaTGAAAGAGAGATTGTCCCAGTGGCAAGAACAGCAATAGTTCACATGAAGAGTAATATTAGGAACGTATCTCTGTATTTTTAGTTGTGCTATTCAAAAGctgtttacattttgaaattccaaaaaaaaaaaaaaagcaggaaaaccaGCTACAACCACAGCTACACTGCTGATCAGAAAAACTTTTTGAATTTTGACAATAAATGGAAATTTTGGAAGAGGTTTTCaccctttgttttccctcttTCAACAAGCTCCAATTtgtagcagatttttttttcttttttagtagcAGGAAACACAGAGGCACCAGCAAGATATATACGTATATAACCAGCAAGAGCTCTACAGAACATTTTGAGAACCAGCACCTTCGGTTTTTGACAACAATAATGCTGAACAAGTAGCAAATGGTGGAATCTAGATTTACATGATCAGTCCTATTCTAGTCAAGGGTAGAATATAGGCTTCAGAATTGTTAATTTGTTGGTAATGATGCTGAAAGAATCAGAGCTGAAAATGAGTtcacagggcaggggagggttgGGGCGAAGGCTTTCCTGGTaaaatgaacacatttatttgtatATAATTGATACCACAAACATTGAACCCCATAAAAGGATTCTCACTGAGTTAATTTTCAGGAGAAAGCTTAATATGTTCTTAATATGTTCTCTCAACACTGATGTTTTTGTTATGACTTCGTTAGGAGGGGTGGACA
The genomic region above belongs to Caretta caretta isolate rCarCar2 chromosome 3, rCarCar1.hap1, whole genome shotgun sequence and contains:
- the LOC125634485 gene encoding glutathione S-transferase isoform X1 — encoded protein: MAGKPKLHYTKGRGKMESIRWLLAAAGVEFEEEYVETKEDLEKLRNDGALLFQQVPMVEIDGMKMVQTRAILSYIAGKHNLYGKDLRERALIDMYVEGTTDLMGMIMFLPFQPPEAKEKNFALIIERATTRYFPVYEKVLKEHSQQFLVGNQLSWADVHLLEAILMAEECKPDILSPFPQLQAFKGRISNIPTIKKFLQPGSQRKSPADDKHVAQVKKIFNI
- the LOC125634485 gene encoding glutathione S-transferase isoform X2; the protein is MVEIDGMKMVQTRAILSYIAGKHNLYGKDLRERALIDMYVEGTTDLMGMIMFLPFQPPEAKEKNFALIIERATTRYFPVYEKVLKEHSQQFLVGNQLSWADVHLLEAILMAEECKPDILSPFPQLQAFKGRISNIPTIKKFLQPGSQRKSPADDKHVAQVKKIFNI